The following coding sequences are from one Mesorhizobium onobrychidis window:
- a CDS encoding DUF1192 domain-containing protein, with translation MAIFDDEPKKKARPHEIGQDLSLLSVDELSERIGILRDEIARLEAELKAKGTTKSAAEALFRRG, from the coding sequence ATGGCGATCTTCGACGACGAACCCAAAAAGAAAGCGCGCCCGCATGAGATCGGGCAGGATCTGTCGCTGCTTTCCGTCGACGAACTGTCCGAGCGGATCGGCATCTTGCGCGACGAGATCGCTCGGCTAGAAGCCGAACTCAAGGCCAAGGGCACCACCAAGTCGGCGGCCGAGGCGCTGTTCCGCCGCGGATAG